GCTTTGTAAATAATGTTAAAACTCGTGATGGTGGAACTCATGAAATAGGGATGAAAAATGCTTTCACTAAAGTGTTTAATGATTTTGCTATTCGTGAAGGTGTGCTTAAAAATAAAAATGTTTTTGATGGCGATGATATTCGTGAAGGACTTAGTGTTATTTTATCTTTAAAAATCCCTGAACACTTACTTGAATTTGTGGGTCAAACCAAAGATAAATTAGGAACTCCTGATGCTAAAAATGTTGTGGAAGAAGTTGTTTCTAAGTATTTAGAAATTTGAATTGCAGAAAATAAAAATGTAGCGAAAAAAGTGCTTGATAAACTTAAAAAAGCTTATGAAATTCGTCAAGAGGAACGTAAGCGTAGAGCTGAAGCTAGAAAATCTAAAAATGTGCTTAAAGACAAAGTTGTCCTTAGTGATAAATTAACTCCAGCCACATCTAAAAAAGCAGAAGAAAAAGAGCTTTTCTTAGTTGAGGGAGATTCTGCTGGTGGTAGTGCTAAAAGTGGTAGAGATAGAAGATATCAAGCAATTCTACCTCTTAGAGGGAAAGTTATTAACTCAGAAAAATCTAAGCTTTTAGATATTATTAAAAATCAAGAAATTGGGACAATCATTAATACAATTGGTGCTGGATATGGGAAAGATTTTGATATTTCTAAATCTCAATATGGAAAAATTGTAATTATGACTGACGCGGACACCGATGGTGCTCATATTCAAATTTTATTATTAACTTTCTTTTATCGTTTTATGAAACCTTTAATTGAGCAAGGAAAAATTTATATTGCTCTAGCTCCACTTTATAAAGTAACTACTAAAGCTAATAAGAAAATTCAGTATGCTTGAGATGATGAAGAGCTTAAAGAAATTTTAGATTCAATCAAGGGTGCATATGAACTTCAACGTTACAAAGGACTTGGTGAAATGAACGCTGACCAGCTTTGAGAAACAACAATGAACCCTGAAACTAGAACGCTTGTAAAAGCAACCATTGAAGATGCTTCACTTGCTGAAAGAAGAGTAAGCGTGCTTATGGGTGATAATGTTTCGAATAGAAGAGAGTGAATTGACCGTAATGTGGACTTTTCAAATGAAGATGATTTCATTGAGAAAATTAAAACTAATAATTAATAAATTGCACATGCTAAGCATGTGCTTTTTAAATACTTTGACTCCTATAAGGCGTTGTTAAAAAGAAAAAATAAAACTCAAAGCAAATTAGCTTTGAGTTTAAAATTATTCCAGACCATTTTTGTTTTTAAGGTTAATTTTGATTGGGCAACCTCCTAACTTTGACACTTTGGTCTTTTTTAAGACTTTTTGAATTTCTTAATATATTACATATATTAAGAAATTTTTTATTTTTTTATTTCATATATAGTAAATATATGGTATAATATGGTAAAAAGGACAAATTATGGCATCAGTACAAATCATCAAAAAGAATAAAACACAATATGTAAGAATCGTAGAATCATATTGAGATAAAGAAACTAAAAAACCAAAAATTAGAGAAGTAAAATTTTTAGGTAAATTAGAAGATCTTACAAAAGATAATCCAAACTTCATTGAAGAATTAAAAGAATCTGTTAGTTCAAAGAAAAATCAAAAACAAAAAGATAGAAACGAACAAATTTTACAAATCATGAATTCTTTAAAATTGGACAAATTTAAAGGAACAGAAATTAAAGGATATGGAAATTTAGTTTACGAAGAAATCATAAATTATCTAGAATTACCAAATTTCTTAAATGACTTACAAAAGAAAAATAGTAGGTCAAAATATGACCTAGCATCAATTACAAAAATGCTAATTTTAACAAGAATTTTAGAACCATCTTCTAAAAGAAGTTCAGTTGAAAAAATTAAAAAATATTGATACAAATTTGATGATAGTTTGAAAGACATTTATAGATCACTTGAGTTTTTACAGGATAAAAAAGCGGATATTTTAAAACATTTAAATGAACAATTTGTAGACAAAATTAACAGAAATTTAACATTCTGTTTCTATGACGTTACAACTGTTTATTTTGAAAGTTTTATACCTGATGAACTTAGAAAATTTGGTTTTTCAAAAGACAATAAAGTTAACCAAACTCAAGTTGTTTTAGGTCTTTTAATCGACGATATGGGAATACCGATTTATTATGATTTATTCCCTGGAAACACATCTGATTTCTTGACTTTAAAACCTGTTTTAGAGAATATAAAAAGAGACTTAGGTATAGATAAAATTACTATTGTTGCAGATAGAGGTTTAAACTCAAAAAGTAACTTATTAGCCATAAAACAAGCAGGATACGATTACATAATGGCTTACAAAATCAAAGGTAAAGAAAATAAAATTGAAGGAATTTATGATCTTGATACATATAAAATGATGTATGAAGAATTCAGTGTGAAAAAACAAGATCACAAAGAGCTTTTTAAATCTAATAATACCTTTTATGAAATTGACAATAAACTGATTTTAACTTTCTCTGGAAAGAGACAAAGAAAAGATAAAAAAGATCGTGAAAGACTTATTAAAAAAGCTGAAAAATTACTCAATTTATCAGCTATAAAATCAGAAATGAAAAGAGGTGGTAAGAAGTATTTAAAACTTTCAGCTAACGAAGTTGAGTTAGATCATCAAGCGATTTTGAAAGATGAAGCCGCAGATGGATTTTATGGAATTTTAACATCTCATGAAGATATGGATGAAATGGAAATTATTGAACAATATTCAAAACTTTGAAAAATAGAAGAAAGTTTTAGAGTGATGAAAACAAACTTTGAAGTAAGACCAATTTATCTTTCAACTGAAAAGACAATCAAAGGACATTTTTTAATTTGCTTCCTTGCACTCACGATTCAAAGATATTTAGAATTTGTTCTTGAATATTGTGGTTATCCGCTTCCTACGAATAAAATAATTGAATCAATTAAAAATCAAAAATTATCAATTATCCCAGAAATAAATACTTATATTAAATCAGAAGAATCTGAAGAGTTCAAAACTATATTAAAAGTTCTTGGACTTAAACCAATTGAAACTATTGGTAAATGTGAAGACGTAAAATTTACTATATAGGAATTGTGATATAAAAACGACGAATAGCTCTATATTGTAGGGTTATTCGTCGTTTTAAGTTTTAAAAGTGTCAAACTTAGGAAAAAGAAAAAATAAAACTCAAAGCAAATTAGCTTTGAGTTTAAAATTATTCCAGACCATTTTTGTTTTTAAGGTTAATTTTGATTGGGCAACCTCTAAAATCAAAAGTTTCTCTAAGTTGATTTTCAAGGAAACGAAGGTATGAAAAGTGAGCATACTTTTTGTTATTAACAAAGAAGGTAAAAGTAGGAATTTTTGAAAGTTCTTTTCTAGCGTAGTAAATGTTTAATCTACCACCATTGAAAGGAACTGCAGGTTGAATTAATTGTGTTTCTAACACAAAGTTGGAAAGAAGTGAAGGTTTAATATCTCTTTCGAGGTTAGTACGAACCATTTTGATTGTGTCAATTAACTTGCTAATTCTTTGGTTATATTTAGCTGAAATAAAGACAAATGGAACTCAAGGAACAAAGTGGAATTTTCTTCTCATTTTTTCTTCATATTGAGCCATTGTGTTAGTTTCTTTTTCAATTAAGTCTCATTTATTTACTACTATAATTACAGGCTTTTCATTATCAAGAGCATAACCAATAATTCTAGAGTCAAAGTGGCTAATTTCATCTTGAGTAGCATCGATAACAATTAAAGATAAATCAGCTTCAGCAAGTGAGTTCATAGCACGCATTAAAGCGTAATGATCAACACTTTCAATTAATTTAGATTTTTTAGTAATACCAGCTGTATCAACAACGTTGTATTTGTCACCATCAATGGTAATGGTAGATTTAACACTATCACGAGTAGTACCTGCTATTTCAGATACAATTGATCTATTTTCCTTAGCTAAATTGTTTAAAAGAGAGCTTTTTCCAGCATTAGGTTTACCAATAATTGCAAGGTTAAATAATTCTTCTTCTTGTGTTTCTGTAAAGTCAAGTTTTTCAACACAAGTATCTAAAACTTCACCAATCCCTTCACCGTGAAGAGCAGAAATAGCAAAAATATCATCAACTCCTAATTTATATCATGAATAATCAAACATTTGGTTGTTTTCAAGTTTATTAGCAACGGCAATAATTGGTTTATTGCTTTTTCTAAGAATGTTCATGATGAACAAATCATCGTTTGTAATTTCGCTATTTCCGTCAAAAAGAAAGATAATTACATCAGCTTCTTCGATAGCGATTTTAGCTTGAATTTGAATTTGTTCTTGGAAAGGTTTATTTTCAATTTCGATTCCACCAGTGTCGATAATTTTAATTTTATGACCTGTTCATTCGATTGTTTCATATAAACGGTCACGAGTAACTCCTGGTTGATCATAAACGATAGAAACTTTTTTACCTACTAACCTGTTAAAGAAAGTGCTTTTACCGACATTTGGTTTACCAATAATTGCAACTGTATTACGCATTTTGCTCCTTAATTTTTGAGTTTACAATTTCTACGATTTTATCAATTACTTCTTCACGTGTCATGTGGGTACAGTCGATTAAAATAGAATCTTCGGTTTTATGAAGCGGATCAACTTCACGGTTCATATCTTGAGCATCTCTTTTTTTAACGTCGTATAAAACTTCTTCAAAGTTAGTTTCGTAACCTAATTGTTTATTTTGTTGTCATCTACGTTTGGCTCTTTCTTCAGGGTCAGCTCAAAGGAAGATCTTAACTTCAGCATGAGGCATAATTCTAAATGTTGTATCTCTACCGTCGATAATAAACCCTTTGCTTTTTTTAGTCATGTGTTGAATAAAATCAACGACAAAATTTCTAACTTCTTGAATTTTTGCTACAGTAGCTGCTGATTGAGAAACGTATTCTGCACGGATTTTAAGAGAAACATCTTCACCTTTTAAAAAGACAGTGTCATTTTCTCTTAATTTCACCATTCCAAGCTCTAAAGTAGAAATTACCTGATCATGATTTTTTAAATCTGCACCTGCGTTAATTGCGTTTAACGCAACAGCGCGATAAATGCTTCCTGAATTGATAAAAGTGTAGTTTAATTTTTCAGCTAATTGTTTTGAAACTGTTGACTTACCTGCTCCTGACGGTCCATCAATAGCTATATTTACCTTCATTTTTGCTCCTTATTTAAAATATATTAAAAAACACCCTTGAGTTTAAATGTCCATTTTTTTGACAATTATTCTGGTGGTGTTTTTCATATCTATTATGCTGTTAGCACTAGAATTTTTAATTGTAAAATTTTGATTTATTTCTAAAAGTAAATCATCTAATTCATTTGATTGGAAATTGTAAGTGTCCATAAAAGAACCCCTATCATTTTGGAGTTTTTCATTTAACTTGATGAAACTTTTTTCCAATTCAACTAAATTTTGATTTTCGACTTTATTTGAATTTGTATTAATAGCAAGCTCTTCAAATTCTTTTGTATTAGATAATTGTAAGTTGTTATTGAAAGTTTGATTAATTCAATTGATCTCATTTAAAAGAGATTGATTTTCATTAAGTGATAACAACTTTAATTTCCGAAAATCATATTTTTGCGTAATTGGAACATCCTCTTGTTTATTACGCATCATATATTGTTATATTTTACTTTAAAATATAAATAATAGTAATTTAAAATAGAAATTTTTAATTCTTGCATGCCTTAAAATAAATTCAAAACATAAATTTGATTTTATACAGAAATTGTTTTATCATTATTTATACAACATTGGCATAACATAAAAATCTTTTTAGGAGCTATTATGAAAAAAACAAAAATCATTTTACTTGGTATTTCAAGCATATTGTTCATTGGATCAATAGCAACAGGGATTGTTTTTGGAGTAAAAACTGCTAAAAATAATGATCAAAAAACAGGTGAAACAGAAAAAGAAAATCAACCAGAAAAACGAGTTGATGACGATAAAAAAACTTCAGAACCTAATGGGGAAAATGTCCAACCAAGTGAGCCTTCTAAAGATGCTCGAGAACCGGTAGATGAGACTGCCAAACCAGAAAACCCTAATATTGAAGTTGTGGAAGTTACAAAAAACGTGACTTTCAAATTCTTCATTGGAAATAAATACTTAACTGGAAAAGATTTTTCTATTGATGCAAGAGTGACAAATAACAAAATCAAATTAAATGAAATTAAGTTTCCTTTCCGATTTAGCACTTCAGTAAATGAAGTTGATTTTGCAGATGTTGTTAATTTAACAATAACACCAATTTATAATGTTATAAGTGTAAAACTTATTGATAATAGTTCAGAAGTTTCTACTCAAACATTTAACCTATTTTCAAACGAAAATAGCATTTTAAGCTCAAATATTCAATTGCCAAATGGATATAAATTTGCTCAAATTCAACCTGAAAGAATAAATTTCAGTAGCACTCAAAAAGAAATCAGAATTGATGTAGCAAAAATTGTAAATGTAAAACAAATGCTTCTTCATTTTGTAGATAAAGTAAATCCATTAAACAATCAAGATGTAACAATTACAAACATTAGCGCCGAAGATAATTCAGTAAATATTCAAAAATATCTTCCACAAAACTTTGCTTTTGACAACCCAACTGATGAAAATGTTACTTATAAAAATGAAGTAACATTATATATTCATAAAATGAAAAAAGCTTTTATTGTTAAGTTTTTAAGCGAAAACAACGTAATTTCGCAATATCTCAGTGAAATTTATGTAGACGAAACAATTGTAAATCTTGATAAAACAAAAATACCAAATAATTATGAATTAATAAGCGATCAATCTTCATATGAATATGCTCAAGAAATAGATATAAACGTAAGAAAAAAACAAAAATCAGTAACTATAATTTACAGATTTAATAATGCAGAAGTTTTTCAAAGAGTAGAGCAAATTGATGTAGATACTGCAACAATTTCTATTAATAAATGAATTCCAGAAGGTTACTTATTAGCAAATGGCGAAAGTGAAAACAAAGCAGTTAGTGACAAAATTATTGTTAATGTCATCAAGGAAAATAAAGAAGATGAAAAGCAATCATTAGTTTCTAAAATTAATGAAAATAAAGAAATGTTCTTCAAAATTGAAGCTCATAAAGATTTATTCACTAATAGCGAATTAAAAAACATATTAGCCGAAAAAACAATTCTATTTGAAAATCTTGAGAGCTATTCAGTTCAAGAATTGAACCAAAAACTTGAGGAAATTAATAAAGCTTTCAATTTATCATATTCAAATAGCAAAGAACTTTTTGATGCACAAAAATCATTGAATTTACCGAAATTACAAGAACTCAAAGCAAATAACTATTACTCAAATGATTTTGAGAAATATATAAATGATATTGTTTCTAGCTATGATTCTAGACAAGATGAAAATCAAAAATTAGATTTATTTATTGAAGAGTATTCAAAATTCAAAATGCAAGCATCTGAGATGGATGTATTTAAAGAAGAAACAGATAGATTTCTCACTAATAAACCAGAGAGACTTGGGTATAAAGCTTACTTAAAAGCAGACGCTAAAAAAAATAAAGACTATGATGGAAATGATTATTATAAAGTGCCAACTAACAGTAAATTCGATTTAAAAATTAAAATCCTTAATCCTGATAAGTCACAAAATGAATTTTGATACCTGAAACATCTTTACAAACATCTTAAAACAAAATTTTTAAACTTAAAATTAATAATAAGAGGTAGAAGACCTAATCTTTCTAAAATTCAAAAAGAGATCAATATAAGTGATATAGATTTTGATAACAACTCAATTAGTGAAGTATATTCATTTAATGATAATGAGGAAAGATGAATTGAAATCAAAATTTATCACCCAGATACAAGAGAAGTTCATTATATAGAAAACTCATTAATGGATGCTAATGATTATTCAGAAATCTATAACAATAAACCATGAATTAGAACTGGTGAAGATATTGATAATACACCAATTAAATCAGAAATTGTAGCTAATTCAATAGATGATTTTTGATTATTCCCTAGAGGATATTCAATTGATTTCAAGGGTAAAATGGATTCAGATTTAAATTATTTAAGTACTCAAGTGAGATCCGAATGAAATAATCTTTGAAATTCAAAAATTAGTAATGGACAATCATTTACATACGGAAATGCATTATGGGTAACTTTCTTAAAATTCTTCACAGAGCTGAATTTTAAGAATTCTAACTTTACTTTTAATAAAGAAAATTCAATTTTTACTAAAACTTTCACAAACTTAGGAAGTTTCACTTACCAAATTGAAGCAACTGCAAACCAAGATTTTAATACCAAAAATTTCAATGGAATTGGTGGAGCATTCTTTGATTTTGGATTCACTAGCTTTGTAAATCACTTCCAAATTCAAAGTGGCCAAAAAGTTAGAGTAGAAATTTCTCTTAATAATGATGAAGCTTCTTGAAAACCAGGTGAAGATCCGAAACGCCCACTTGAAATTATCAAAAACAATAACGGTGATTTAAGTGCTCTAAAAAAACTTGGATATCCTTTAGCGAATTATCCTTTTATAGCTACATTCTATGGTAAATTGACTTTCAAATTATATGTAGATGATGCGTTAAAATGAGACTTTAATTCACACCAAAGCTCACAATCTCACTCAATTCCTGTCTTCCCACTTGCTAAAAACGAAACAGATAATCCTAAAAAAGTTGTTATTTACTCAACTTATACAAAGGCCGCAATTGGGTAAAAAAACTGGCAAACATAAGCCAGTTTTTTCTATAAATTATTGCGTAACCTAATTATCAAATTTCAAAAATTTCGCTTTCATCAGCATACATTTTGTCGTTTTTATCTATTTTATAGTGATCTTGGAAATCTTTGGAAATACGTAATTGTAAGTTAACTCTTTCTTTTGCTGGTGAATGGGGATCTGTTAAAAGTCTTTGAATTGCAGATTCTTTTCTTGTAATTGCTCTTTCACAGTATGCATAATTTTCAAAGAATTTCTCAATATCAAAATCACTTTCTGTTCTAGCAGCTTCAAGAGCAGAGATAATTCCACCTTGATCAGCAATGTTTTCAGAAACTGTTAATTCACCATTAATTTTTCCAAATGGAGTTTCAAATCCATCAAAAAGATCGATCATAAGTTTGGTTTTTTCTTTAAAAGCAGCATAATCTTCTTTTGTTCATCAGTTTTCAAAGCTTCCGTTTTCGTCAAATTGAGCACCATTATTGTCAAATGCGTGCGAAATTTCGTGACCAATTGTCATTCCTAGCCCACCATAGTTTGCACTTGAGTTTTGGTTATAGTCATAAAACGGAGCTTTCAAGTATCCTGCAGGGAAGACGATAACATTTGAAAGTGGATTAAAGTATGCGTTAACTTCAAATGAAGCCATTCCTCAGATATTAGGGTCAACTTCTTTTTTGTATAAACTTAATTGGTGCTCTTCGATAATATCAGCAAATTTACTAATATTTGAAGTAAGTGACCCACCTTCTTTGTAAGCTTCCACTATAAATTTATCAAAATATGAATAAATATAATCTGGATATCCAACCATTGGTCTTAATTTGTTAAGTTTTCTAATTGCTTTTTGAGCTGTTTCTTTAGTAAGTCAAGTGTTTTTTGATAATCTATCTTGATAAACTTTGACAATTTTATCAATCATTCTAAGCACATCTTTTCTTGATTCTTCAGTGAAATTAGCTTTTCCATAATATAAACTAAATGGTTCATTAAAAAAACTAAGTGTAAATGAATAAGCTCATTTTGAAAGCGATCTAGGCTTTTCTGCACCACTTAATACTTTGGTAATTTCAAAAACAGTTAAACGTGTTTCAGGGTTTAAATATCTTGCAAAAGCAAGCACACTTCTTAAATACATTAAGTCTCTGACTTGCTCAAAAGTTACCTTATTTGTATAAAAATCATCAATGTTTTCTAAGTATTTAAGGTTAGGAACAACTATTTGATCAATTTTTTGTTTTAAAAGTTTTTCTGCATTGTCGGCAACTGGGAAAAAGTGTACTTTTTCACTAATTTGTTTTAAATCAAGTGGGTTATAAACAACTTCAACTTTGTGAAGCTCAGCACTTGAAAGTTTTAAATCAACAAGTAATTTATCTACGTGAAAAGCATTTTTAATAATTTTTAAAGCTTCTGCTTTTGTTTTGCCTAGTGATCTAAAAAGTTTAATTGCCACTTCTTTAACTGTTGCAAGAATTTTTTTAGCTTCTTTTTTACGTGAATAATATTCTTTTGAAGGTAAAAGCAAGTTAGGTTCGCTAAATCATAAGGTATAAACTTTGTTATTTACAAAATCTTCAGCTACTTCAAAATCATAAGGTAAAAAAGAAGAGATTTTTCTTACTTTAAAGTAGTTGTTATTAAAATCTTCTCAGCTATTAAGTGACTCGATAAAATTCAAATCTTCTAAAGCTGGTTTCCAACCTAATTTAGTTTGCATTTTAGTGTTTTTGAGCATTTTGTAAAATTTCACCATCTCATGAATTTGAGGGTTGTTTGGTAGCTCTTTTTTACCAGTTGCTCAATCATTTACTAGCTTTCTAAGGCCTTTTTCGATCTCTAAATGAAGCTCTGAATATGAGCTTAAACTTGAAAGATCTTTAGGGATTTTTCTTTTTTTAATCCAGTTTTTATTTACATAGTTATAAAAATCGTTTTTTAATTCGTTTTTCATATATTTTCCTTTGGTATTAATCTATATTTATTAATTTTACATTAATTGTTTTTAGATGTGCAAAATGGCTCTAGAATTTTCAAACAAATCTAGCATATAGTACTTTTTTTATAAAAAAGTACATAAAAATGTAAAATTTAAGTGATATGGGATTTTTTAAGAATTTAATTAACAAAGTATTTAATAAAAACAAAGAACAAGACGCTCAAGAATTAGAGAAAAAACTAGAAGAAAAAAAGCGGGAAGAAATCGTTAATAGTAGCAAATTTCAAAAGTATGAAACGGGGTTAAACAATAGTTCTAACTTTGGAAAAAGACTTTTAGAGTTGCAAAACAGACACACAAAAATTGATGAGGAATTCTTTGAAGAACTTGAAGAACTTCTTATTATGTCCGACATTAACTCTTCACTTGTTTATACAATAGTTGAAAAAATTAAAAGAGAAGTAAAGACTAACCAAATTGATGATCCAAAATTAATTGGTGAAATTGTTGCTGATCAAATGTTTGTTATTTATGCTAATAACTCAGTAGTTGATACAACTTTAAATTATGAAGATGGTAGATTAAATGTCTTTGTAGTTGTTGGGGTTAATGGTTCAGGAAAAACAACTTCGATTGCTAAATTAGCCTATAGATATGCTCAGCAAGGTAAAAAAGTCTTAATTGCCGCTGCTGATACATTTAGAGCTGGAGCTGTAAATCAGCTTAATGAATGAGCAAACAGAATTGGAGTTGATATTGTACGCCCGGATAAAGAAGGTGCTGATCCTTCATCTGTAGTTTATAAAGCTATGGATAAGGCAACAAGCGAAAATTATGACCTTTTAATTATTGATACAGCAGGTAGATTACAAAACAAAGTCAACTTAATGAATGAGCTGCAAAAAATGATTTCAGTAATGAACAAATTTGTTGAAAATGCTCCACATGAATCAATTTTAGTTTTAGATGGAACTACAGGCCAAAATGGTCTTTCACAAGCTGCAGCATTTAAAGAAGTTGCTAATTTGACAGGAATTATTCTGACAAAAATGGACGGAACATCAAAGGGTGGAATTGTCCTTTCAATTAAAGATGAATACAATTTGGATGTTAAATTTTTAGGTCTAGGTGAAAAATTAGATGATTTACAAGAATTTGATTTAGAGCTATTTATTTACCAAATGACTAAGGATTTAATTGATGCAAAATAAAAAATCATTAGAAAATTTACATAGATATTCAGTGCTATTTGAAAAATACAAAAACTTTCTTACTCAAAACCAAAGACAAGTTTTTGAACTCTATTTTTACAACGATTTATCTTACGCTGAAGTGGCTGAAATCTTAGCAACAACAAGAACAAATGCTTATGATACAGTCAAAAAAGCAATTGCGAAATTAGAAAAATTAGATGAGAAAATGACAAATTAGCATTGCAAAAAACTTTTATATTGGAGGCGCAAATGCACAACATTTTATCTTTTAAAACTAAATTAAAAAAACTTTGGACAAGTTCATTTTATGTTTGACTAGCTGGTCAAATTTTAGGAACAATAATTGGGATTATAAGTGTTGCACTTATAATTGCATATATTTATAATTCATCTAAGGATGGAGGAACATTTCAATCACATTCTACAAATGGTTTTTGATATTTACTATTTGCTAAATTTTTAGGATTAGGTATTTTTACTGTTGTAACACTTTTACCTATTGCTATTGCATCTGTAGTATTAACAATTTTATATATTATTTCATTAATGAAATTCTCAAACCCAGAACCAAATGATATGGGTAATTTCATGATAACAGAATTAAGAAAAAAAGCAAAAACTACAGCAATATTATTTATCATAAGTTTATCTATTTGAGCTTTTAATCTTATTGTGATGTTTATACCATTTATAAATGGTATCATTGGATTTTCAGCTATTGCAATTTTCGCGCTTCATATTGTAGGGTTTGTTTTTGGATACAGCATTAATAAAAAATTAAGTAATATGGATAAATACCAAATGTTTAATCAACAAACAACAACAAACTAATTTTCGAACTTAAAATATGTTAAAAAACTTCCCTATTAACAAGGGAGGTTTTTCTTAACTGGAAAAGTTTTTTGTATGCTAATTTTCACTATATCAGTATAATTAATCTATTATTATCTAAATGTAATAGAAAGAAGAAAAATGGAAAAAAATTTATCTTTACAACAAAAACTCAAGAAGAGATGATTAGGTTCATTTATTTCTTGACTTTGCACTCAAATAATTGTGTCAATAGCCATAATATTTATTATCTATTGAATTTATGACTCAATTACATCCCAAACATCTGATAGTTTAAATAGCATTATTTCAGGTTCAAGCCAAAATGAAAGCGGCTCACAAGCATCTGATGTTTTTAAATTAGTTATAGCTATTTTGCTATCTTTATTAGCTTTTACAAGTATAATTTGTTACATTGTTTTTACGATTTTATACATTATTCCGTTATTTCAATTTAGTCTCTCTAAAGAACATTTAACCCAGAATCCTTTATTAATTGATATAAAAAAGAGAGCTAAAAACATTGCTATATTATTAATTATTAGTATGTCACTTATCGCATTCACTTTTGTTATTTATTGAATTCCTTTTATTAATTACAATTCAGGAGCAATGGCGATGCCTATGCTTGTACTTAATGTTACAGCGTATAGATTAGGAAGTAAAATTAACAATG
This genomic window from Mycoplasmopsis gallinacea contains:
- the ftsY gene encoding signal recognition particle-docking protein FtsY; protein product: MGFFKNLINKVFNKNKEQDAQELEKKLEEKKREEIVNSSKFQKYETGLNNSSNFGKRLLELQNRHTKIDEEFFEELEELLIMSDINSSLVYTIVEKIKREVKTNQIDDPKLIGEIVADQMFVIYANNSVVDTTLNYEDGRLNVFVVVGVNGSGKTTSIAKLAYRYAQQGKKVLIAAADTFRAGAVNQLNEWANRIGVDIVRPDKEGADPSSVVYKAMDKATSENYDLLIIDTAGRLQNKVNLMNELQKMISVMNKFVENAPHESILVLDGTTGQNGLSQAAAFKEVANLTGIILTKMDGTSKGGIVLSIKDEYNLDVKFLGLGEKLDDLQEFDLELFIYQMTKDLIDAK
- a CDS encoding sigma factor-like helix-turn-helix DNA-binding protein, producing the protein MQNKKSLENLHRYSVLFEKYKNFLTQNQRQVFELYFYNDLSYAEVAEILATTRTNAYDTVKKAIAKLEKLDEKMTN